Below is a genomic region from Hevea brasiliensis isolate MT/VB/25A 57/8 chromosome 3, ASM3005281v1, whole genome shotgun sequence.
TTTTCATTAAATATGTTTTCTAACTCAAACAATATATAATTTTGTAAATAACTATCTAACtttattaaattttcaatatttaacACTCGTCCCATTTTATAAAGTATATCATTACCAAAATgttttgaaaatttattaaacAATTTTTTTGCATCATAACATCacaaaaaataatcaaaataacaaataatATCCTTAATTACATAGATGACACCCAATAAATTGCTTAATTTAAAACATCAAACCATTATCTATTATCTCATAATATATCATAAGCATCACATGATTACTGAAATAttagataaataatattttatacagTTCTTATTTTTACAAAAAAATTTTTCATCTCTAACCACATTCAATAACATTAGAAGATGATACAACTCTCTACAATTTGGACGTACAAAAAAAACTCTTTCAATGCAATGCCATTTTGTCCTTTTAGTCCATAATTTTTCCCTATTATTCTAAGCCCATTTTGTAGGAAATTCAATATATGTTAACAATTTCACTTCATCATATAATGCATTCATTGTCATTAATTCAACTAATATAGTCTTATCTATGTTTAGTCTCTGCAAAACATTAACTAAATATGAttgacaataaaaaaaatatatattcataTTAGGAAGATTAGGGTAAGCACTATTCAATCAAACTGAAATAACCAATCACACCGATTCAATTTTGAATTTTGGTTTGTTTTATTGGAAAtttagttcaattttttttttgggaaaaTTTCAACTTATTCTATTcagttttattttagaaataaaaaaaatttgtaaaaccAAATCGaactaaatatattaaatataaagatTCTTATTAACCCAAAGAATTGGATCCTGTGTTTGATTCTCCCTCCAAAcacattttcctttcaatttattttttaacttaaaCCAATCTTAATCATTCATTCTCTAACAAATCACAACCATCCATTCACACTTAATATAAGCTTTTTCACAAACCTTAATCTCTTCTCCTCTCTGGTTTCTTCCATCCTCGGCTAACAGCCtatcaaccttttttttttcatttaactcCTACTTCTAGCCTCCCCCTTTTTCTCTCTATCACAATATTCTCTTCTTCCCTTGTTCCTTTCTTTTCCCCTAAACCATAACCTTTCCTTACTTTTTTTTCCCCTTATCTAGATGATTAATTGATGATGGAACCTCATGGAGAGAAAGCtttctccttttcttcttctttctagtATAGCCATCATCGATCTCACAAGATGCTAATTCACAAGCTTATCCCTGCCATGGTCGGTAGTTgctaggtctcctaatctcttataAGTTGCTACTTTATTTACAGGTGCTTCTTTGTTCTTTAGATCTGATTTGTAATACTATGTTTAGATCTTATTTAGAAATAATGTTGtttactttttttaatttatggATAAATGGAGTGTAGTTAAATCatgtgtttattttttttttaattatattttttatttgtaaacctgggttttattattattttgagattttatttgatCAAAGTTTAATGTTTGGCAAAAAGTTGAGAGATTCATTTCATGGAACTAAAGTTTTCATCGTTCAAAATCAAATCACAGAATCGAACCaaaataatttgatttggtttggtttgattcATTAATAAAATTGGTATCAGTTTGATATTATATTCCGAGTAATTCAGTCTATTCAGTTTGacctattcggttcggttttgaaccaAACTGACCGATTGCTAAGCCCTAAGGAAGATGAACAAGTAATTTTTCTTCGACTGGTTCTTTAggctgaattagaaaatcaaataaCCTCCATACTGTTTCACATGCAAAAATATTTATGCAATCTAAAAACATTTTAATCTCATCAACAACACATTCAGATTTTTTTTTGCAGTTGACCTATCACTTTCATCACATCTACTTGATTTTCTAAAACTACACAAATTCTATTTTTATtccaatatttaataaaatatttaatgaaaGTTGAAAGACAATAATATTTAACATTTATATGTCCTTGATATTTAACAACTAGTGGCACTGCAAATGAGTTACCTAATTTTTCTCCATTTCTTTCTATATATGTACTATCTTCTCTTATTCTATATATGGGAAATCCACTTGAGTTAATACTAGTCTCTTCTTGTAATTTTTTTGGGAAAATATTTTGAACATTGACTTTTTTCATGCAAGGAGAATTTCGATTCATCAAACCACATAGACCATGAATCATAAACGAAAGAATTACCTCATAATCAACAAGATGAACCACTTTATTTGGTAATTCAACAAATATATATGGATTTGTCAATATCAATAGCTCTCTTAAGTTTTGATTAACCTTCTAACCATAACAAATAATGAACATGTcgtaaccctttttttttttggaattcaACAGCACACGACACTGCACATAATTTTCAAAAATGATGTTTTTTGTTGACAACATTAATGAGTTGTTTCAATTTTATGCTAAAATACTCCGCTAATAATATTAGGCTTATCTAGTTTTTTGTCCTCTTATCAAAGACAACATATAATGCATTTCAAGCCAATCTAAATTGCAAGTTATGAAAAAAATTAGGATGTCCATAAGTTCTACATATTGTCATAGCATTATGATAATGTTAATATTAGAATTATAACTCAAAATCTTGTTGGAATTTAGAGAGATATCTTTTCCTTATTTAAGTGAGAGAAATATTTCTATATTATGCAGAACTCCTATTTTAGTATTATTTATAAGTTGAGTGGACTAACTAAAGAATTAAAAACAATACAAAAAACTAAACACACAACACAACTACAACAAAAACCAAACATTTAATGTAAAAGAGCAAAGCAAACAGAAATACTTTCAATAATATAGTTCCAAGTATGTAACATTtatctaataaaaaatatttttaaaaaaatatacatGACATCAAACTACCATGTTAAAATTGAACATAAATTCTtccttttttaaaataaaaaatttagtatAAATGATtccatttttaaatttaaaaaaataaaaatatgttttccttaaaaattaaCCTGTCTACTTTTTCATTTCTAAATGTAAGATTTTGCTCGTGgcattaaaaaattaaatgagcTAAAACCAAATCATTTAATGTGGCtctatattaattgatatttactataattaaaataaatcataattctaattatataaGGATTACTCGATGGATGTAGATAAGTTAGTCCTCTCTCTATCTATAAGGTTACACACATTCTCTTTGATAAAGTTAGAGATATTAGGGTCATCATAAGAAAGACCTCCACCACTATAGTTTTATGTGTGAATCAAGAAGGGTTAAGAGGGAGAATTCAATTTATTGAATCAAAAGAGTCTCTCTCAGTTATTGGTATGGCTTAATTAAACTCCACATTAGGTACACTGACTAAATCcgtgagaatttatttgttcaaGATCCATTATTAGGGAAATAGTTGAATCTTATATTTATGATTCATTATTATGACTTATTATGATCTATTAAGAAATTTTTACATATGGTATCAAAACCCtagattttttaataattaaatttctccATTAAATTTATGATGAACATAATGTGGACGTTCTTAATATTATATTTGGGTAAAATTGAAGTATAGATCTTGAAAGTTGaagattaaaaattaattatttatgattaactaataaaatttaattaattaagtttggTCGAACGAGATCAAGCCATGATCAATAACATAGTGAACTAATGAAGGAACCAATTTTGCCAAAAAgtagttaattaaaaaaaataataagtttagcCGAAATTCATTGAATTTGGCCATGGAGatgaaaaacaagttttcaacgtGTTAAAAAAAGTTTTGCTTTGGGAACAAAGTTTTCCCATAAGgaagaaattaaatgaaaaaataaacaaataaaataaataaggcTAAATTTAAGATTTGGCGAAATTCTATTTTTGTCATGGATTGAAGCTGGAAACTTGATTTCCCTTAAGgaaacaaaattaataataataataataattaaagtttgaCCCAAATTCTATATGAGTTAGAATAACACATAAATTTTGTGTTACAAAGGGAATTTAATTTTTAcccttaaaaaaattaaactctGTACCTAATCTAATTAAGATTTATAATTAAACCTAATTATTGaacaaatattaggtttattaagaTATAAGATTTATATGCATTAGTtatgttatttattttagtttgttAGTCACCAAAGTGGCCGAACTATGAATAATGTTTGCatgcatataaaaattattaataatccaTACTAATAAATGCCTACAATGAACAATGGATTTATTGATAATCACTACTCATTAGAATTTAAGAATTTTACCCAAaggtaaatgtaacaccctcactgtagcaattccatacattctactgttccgatgaccggtgtcggtctggacagctagaacgtctggaaaaataattagactagagtgaggagtcctaaataactcaaatattaataagaaaaatttaggaaaaattttagaaataaaatacaaccaagttaaatgagccggtgccctagcgatgagtaacctagtgggaagttgcggttctcgcaactaagagccctagacccagggaaaaaattataaaataatttttgagactccagaggtcattgagggttctatggcattagaatgccaagaaaaggtttagaaaaattttttaattggtacagacaattttagtctgttaagccaaacggagggcattttggtcatttcgtcttcagagatgatttttgaccgacttgtccagttaagtaaataattattatgatctaaaatatgaataaatattgctaaaaattgaattggaaatgagtagaaaagaaaaggaaagaaaaatgaaagaaattaggaattatgacatcatatgatgtcattaaacactctccacccaatcacaaattgacaagcctcttaaaagggataaaagctaaataaaaaagagacaaaatgaaaaatcaatctgcacttgtcttccccaatcacccgtaacaaaggaaaaaagagagaaagagaagaaagaaaccaccattaaagctccaccaagcttgagttcacccaccatTTCACCTTAAAAACCCTAGATCACTTCAACAAAAATTGATTccacaccttggggaagatagtggcagccaagaagtgaaatgaaattgaagtttaggcaagggcaagttggacacaagtgaggttagtgccatatctctccatttttttttctttaaacttgaagttaggtatatggatttagttagaaattcatgaaattaaaagaacatatccatgtatggaccaattaaaatttttggcagccttagtgatggaagtgttgatgagttttgaatgaatttaagttgtatatgggtggtcttgaacatgagtatgagacttaaacatcattaagtatgttgaattgatgtatgtgcacgaatggatatttgaaattttgggttttgagctatattagggtttggccatattgatggtaaatggaagttctaatggtcaattagtgaccatttgatgaattttgaccttaaattagagaccattgtggtattggaattgaaatggtatgctgccttgagtggccctgtaggtctggatgtaagtccagcatgtttgggcagctataaatggagttgtataggttcaattggtacaaggccaattgaacatgaaactagacacataatttcacaactttggtgaagaaaccatgcccagaaaaccaaaccaagtggaccaaaagtttgccctaatccgggtgacctgcagtctgcctgggcaaaatgaccaaatgaacagtgtttggtcatttcaccATAACTCatagtagaaaagtccaattgacctgaaattttaccagcaacaagctgagatatagaccaacaactttcatgatgaacaCAAATCTaagttctgaccataacctagtcaaattgccaaccaaacttaggttaccaaatctggcagaaccaaattgcccagaaaatctgggtactggtcactccggccagttatggttaaataaccataacttgagctacaaaactccaaatggagtgattcaaaaaaagaaattcaactagacaaaataaggaacaactttcatgttgatcattttgccaaattcccactgcaaaaatgaccaatggaacagcaaatacaaaacatgaaaattgaaaattctgcccaattaacattaagcttggaaatggtattggcaaccaataccaacaaattttgaatgcaaaatgtggtatcttggagaatttaggttcaataaatttattatgtattaaaaagtcaacaatttgagtaaatagtaatgtgaatagtaatacaaagacacaaagtataataactaaattggtagaggaaattaaggtatgaaatttagaatccatgaaacattcatggattatttggaatagaaatagtaactcacctaaatggcttaatgaatatttaagttatatgagtatatagttaagatttatttccattactagtaggtctaataaaacataagtaatactacttgaatatgaaatgacattaacctagatggattgttgagtataaatgggatgaggtttacattaggatttatgtttccattacaaataagataataacaccttgtataagttatgaattcatataaatattgtaatgaataaatgaatcacatgaaaatatgaatggaacattagttttctttctaagagaaaggaaaaatgttttgagtacaatggtatatgaacaccattgttgtgaattgtgttcaatatgaatgatgtaaggaatgtatgaatattatgatgaatgtataaattatgaaatttatcatgaaataataaagtcataaaacacaatatattaatatttaaagatattatgtgcccttgtattacctagacatgtgtgtcagattggatagtttggcatgccaatagggtattgttttagcagtactgcgaaaggttttatgcttgtattcatggctttatgcccgcattcatggctttatacccgcattcatggcttaatgcccgattatgtgttatcatggctttttagccatactgactgcatacgtggttgacgttttgcgtcccatggtatgacggcccgaggcatcgcggtgtccagtgccaacgacccgttatccagtttagtcagcctgtcataggttacttgggcaatgaaatttattgaaatatgttaagaatattagcaattaaaaatattataaattaaataaaataaaatgagtaagatgacctaaaataaattagaatagttatttattagaaagaatcggaATGAACTGGaccaatattaaaatttacttattatgagataatctaagacaacctagcaagtattgagaaaatgctaaaagattagcaaagaaaattataacataaataaatattacaaatgtgacttatataataatataagcataaatttattattttttgatcatttttctttgtacattattactgtacattggcgaaatcaatacttccaaagaagactaaattaggataaaacatattaaattttagaaaccgcatgtgaagtataaataaatcttaattatccgaattttgtttctatctttatttgtatattatttccttgttatattattgcaccactaagcagcaatgcttagcgcgatggaattgtttccttgcgcaggtactgaagttaaagctcagcgaatactaaacagagatttggagttctgatctgcagagcgttcaagattgtcacctcctcagcaatgcatgtagatagggctcatattaagcatatcatgtattttgtgtatgttatttatttcttatattgcaatgtaaattagcaaattgtaattaatttgtatatcatataaattaaggatttatttaattattgcaaatgatgtaaattaatgcaaatttgagaattttgctataagaatggagcatgaatgaatttgtacaaatgagtatagatttgaattacataatgatttttcaaatgatgatatgagtatggatgagattatacttagaaaatattggtgaattttcaaacagataaatagtaaaacacgtcaaacgaaaataaaataagggaaactccgttagtttcttcgtcgaaaaataatcgatattaaatataacgagaataaaatttttaaagaaataaagtaaggtaagttagggtgctccagcaccgaatgtagcacgccttgctcggctacactgtagtcgggtgaggggtgttacagtaaatCAATTGCTCTATAAATCGTGAGAATTATGGAGACAattatattttatcaaatatatgTTGGATGTCCAAAGATAACATTTATATCTGATACAAGTTAATTATTGTTCTATCAAGTTTAAAGGTATTTTATTTAGGATAGTATATTATAGTATCTACCCAAAGGAGAACTGTAGTATATCCTAATTATTTAAGTTATCTAAATCTATTTTAAGCATATAAATATCATATTACAACTGTTTCTCTCACTACAAGAAAAAAGgagatttgaaaccgaatattcggtttcaaatcagtgaaaatcggtttctaaatacatttagaaaccgatttgaaaccgaaatattcagttttaaatccgcaagtttctaaataaatttgaaatggaaaaTGGCGTCCGTTTCAAATTCTGAAGCTATTTTCAAACCACTATTCCGTTTCAAATTTAGAAACCAcatatattcggtttcaaattccgttttaatttaaaaactgatattttggtttcaatttttttgaaacagaaattccgtttcaaatcggtttctaaattctgAAACCGATCCTTGTGTTATTGGATTAGAAACGGAAAAATTCGTTTTTAATCCGTTTCAAATTACtagtagaaaatttttatttttttatttaatatattatttcctgtattgaagcatataatataatattaattttaaatgctcaatatcataatatttataatatcaggctatcaaatatcaaatatcagtcaatattatatataaatatgacagtgaagggttatgacaataatatactgtatggaaaaataaaatatcataataacaaaaaaacAAGCTACTTGTCATCAACAAGATAATCACTCATCAACACTATCAGCCTCTCTACCATCATCTTGATGAGTCGCATGTGGAGTTGGGGCTGTAAACTGCGTACCCTGCATCATTTGTGCCATCATGTTTTGCATCATTTGTTGCATGCGCTCCTCCAGTGTCTGCTCACGTTGTCTATATCTCTCCTCTAGCATCAACTCGCTTTGTCGatctctctcctccattgcaaCCAAACTATCCTTGAGCGTTGCAATAGTCTGATGCAATTGTTGAATCTCTTCCTCCATTGCCTCTGACTGAGCACAATAGGATGCAGTAGAAGATGATCCATGTGATGAGCTAGGGTAAAAAATTGATGCTTGAGATCCAATGCCATAAACCCTGTTCTTCTTCTCCCCCCCCCCCACAACTTGATAATATAGTGCGACCTCATCTACAATAGGAGGGTCACTGCACCCCTCTTGTGGTTGAGTTGACTGCTCCTTAAGCGCAAAAAATGCATCCTGCATAAGTCAATacacatattttaaatttatttttcttggcaATTGAATAAACAAACTCACTTATTCATTTTTTTCATATAATTGAAAGACATAAAATACTTGTTCACTTACCTTAATTGATTGCGCTCGTGAATCAACCATATCGGAGATGCCTTTCCTAGTGTGGGTCTTATGGAAAAGTTCATAAGGAAAAGGTCTTCGGCCAAGCTGGGCTTCCTGAAAAGATATAATGATTTTAGTGATGTTTATAATAATGTTCGATTATTTGCTACTAATATGTAGACAGACAATAACAAAACTAGTAAATATGAAATCATTACCATCCTATAGTAAATATGAAATCATTACCATTCTATCTGCGTGAGTAGCATGTGGCCCAACCCCTGTGTGTCTAGAGATGCACCTTTAACTCCTCCTATCTCACTACAACGGTTAGCAGTGAACTGATGGCTCTTGGCTTTAAACTCTGGGCTACTCCATGCCTCCTTCCATTTTTACATTGTACTATTAGGCACGATGACCTTGGATTTTCCTTTCCTGACATTGCACATTAGGGCCTTATAGCGCTCTGTAGCCTTACGCCTCCAAGCTTCCTTTACTAGTGGAGTCACCTCTTGCCAATCAAACTATTTCtggtataaaataaataaaaattaagacagttgtattagtatgataatattttagaaaaaaattgacagcatttccccttaatttTGGACAATCCAACCTAGTTATTAGGTATTAATTGCACCTGTTAAAAACGCttcatatattctcaacaataaataacatccaccccaactacaacaactcacaacaatatatattttcaatatcACACAAGCTGTACATATAGATCATTTAAGCATTAATATACTTCAATTGTGTTCTTTTacattaattcacaaattctcatcACTTAAATGATATTTGTTCATAACATTCTTTTTTGAGGTTTCATAAACTATGCAAATTAGTTATCTGATAGCTAATtacatttaaatatttattttattacttgaAATTCATCCCAGTAAAACTCTTTTGTTTCAGGCGTGATAGTTTTCCAACAGTGCCCCTCTGGGTCCATCCTCTCCTTGAAGATATTCTTCATCTTCTTAGCACATTCCTCAGATAGATGTAACATGTACAAAAGAAAGACAGCAAATATATTGAttttatgtaaatgtagaaacatGGTACTTCAATTGCCAATGATATGTAATACCAAATCATAgataaagttaattaattttaaatacttacgtgCCATTAACGAGctttattcttttctttcttccaaatgtAGTGAGTGATAGGCCATCCATCGATGAT
It encodes:
- the LOC110653733 gene encoding uncharacterized protein LOC110653733; this translates as MVDSRAQSIKDAFFALKEQSTQPQEGCSDPPIVDEVALYYQVVGGGEKKNRVYGIGSQASIFYPSSSHGSSSTASYCAQSEAMEEEIQQLHQTIATLKDSLVAMEERDRQSELMLEERYRQREQTLEERMQQMMQNMMAQMMQGTQFTAPTPHATHQDDGREADSVDE